Proteins found in one Aneurinibacillus uraniidurans genomic segment:
- a CDS encoding LysM peptidoglycan-binding domain-containing protein has product MMNEQPHQKREVDQADELRRLIEQTKGADEQPPEPHGEEKGRGVVEPVRTGLLPPRSAVHVKEPLNLVPYYVSGAIAIALLAGFGFWWFVGKSELASTPAVTVPQAQAKPVPTPAKPPASVPVPMPAKPPAPVPVPMPAKPPTPAPAPIKVAESAAVTRSEASKPVQKQASPSKKKRVIRHRMQAGETLYKLSVRYYGTGKYQFYLARYNNIHNTQNVFVGSIVKIPMPPG; this is encoded by the coding sequence ATGATGAATGAACAGCCGCATCAGAAGCGTGAGGTCGATCAGGCTGATGAGCTGCGCAGGCTGATTGAACAGACGAAAGGAGCTGACGAGCAACCTCCTGAGCCGCACGGGGAAGAGAAGGGGCGAGGAGTTGTGGAGCCTGTTCGTACAGGTTTGCTACCACCACGCAGTGCGGTTCATGTGAAGGAGCCGCTGAATCTTGTTCCGTACTATGTGAGTGGAGCTATTGCCATAGCGCTGCTTGCCGGCTTCGGATTCTGGTGGTTTGTCGGGAAGAGTGAACTGGCCTCAACTCCGGCTGTTACTGTTCCGCAAGCTCAGGCAAAACCTGTCCCAACGCCAGCCAAGCCACCTGCTTCCGTACCTGTTCCGATGCCAGCCAAGCCGCCCGCTCCAGTTCCGGTACCAATGCCAGCAAAACCGCCCACTCCAGCTCCAGCACCAATCAAGGTGGCGGAGTCGGCTGCAGTTACCCGGTCAGAGGCAAGTAAGCCGGTTCAAAAACAAGCTTCTCCTTCGAAAAAGAAGCGAGTTATTCGCCATCGTATGCAGGCGGGAGAGACGCTGTACAAGCTTTCTGTGCGTTATTACGGCACCGGAAAATATCAATTTTATTTGGCACGTTATAATAACATTCACAATACACAAAACGTATTTGTTGGATCGATTGTCAAAATTCCTATGCCACCCGGATAA
- a CDS encoding thiamine pyrophosphate-dependent enzyme produces the protein MAIDYDKEKAKLNEIMPEQKLTFESGNEMAAMAAAQINYHLMGYFPITPSTEVAQFLDAMKTRGEHDIVLIPADGEHGSAGVCYGAAAAGGRVFNATSANGFLYMLEQLPVQSGTRFPMVLNLVTRAISGPLDIRGDHSDLYYGLNIGWPILLARDPQAVYDMNIMALKVAEHADVRLPVMVAYDGFFTSHQKRRVQYFGDRKTVQDFVGEMPTGYVHALDPENPVTIGPYMNDPDLINNNYQQSEAMYKAYDVFKQVSAEYEKISGRKYDVLDLYRMEDAEVAVFLLNSASESAKDVADQLRAKGIKAGVISPNMIRPWPKQEIQEACKNLKAIMIGERADSYGGHGANLTHELKSTLQELKGNETVVVSRIFGVGGKDFYHDDAEAFFQLAIEAAELGYAPTPFDYYGHTPGNPDAVPKKVLKPLHGDAFKTGLITVTPDEATGKLNVKIPPLRALTKKPKRIAPGHGACPGCGIFPALELFFKGIEGDIVVLFQTGCAMVVTTGYPYSSHKQSYIHNLFQNGAATLSGAVEMFFERKRRGEIEVADDFTFVMVTGDGGMDIGMGPAIGTALRNHKMIVLEYDNEGYMNTGSQLSYSTPLGHMTSTSNVGKKQGGKAFHHKDTAQIMAATNIPYVFTGSEAFPQDLLKKAAKAQWYAQNEGLVYGKILIACPLNWKSPDEQGQSIVEAAVNSCFFPLYEVERGVTTITHDPEAKGKRIEVGDWLTLMGKTKHLTKPEYEPTMQAFSQEVERRWRRLKAKHENEYL, from the coding sequence ATGGCGATCGATTACGATAAAGAAAAAGCAAAGCTGAATGAGATTATGCCGGAGCAAAAGCTGACATTTGAATCAGGCAATGAGATGGCGGCGATGGCGGCGGCACAAATTAACTATCACCTGATGGGATACTTCCCAATCACGCCGTCTACAGAGGTGGCACAATTCCTGGATGCGATGAAAACGCGCGGCGAACACGACATTGTTTTGATCCCGGCGGATGGTGAACACGGCTCGGCGGGCGTGTGTTATGGGGCTGCAGCAGCGGGCGGACGTGTATTCAATGCGACGAGCGCGAACGGATTTTTGTATATGCTTGAGCAGCTGCCAGTACAGTCTGGTACACGATTCCCGATGGTACTAAACCTTGTTACTCGCGCGATCAGTGGTCCGCTTGATATTCGCGGCGACCATTCTGATCTGTATTACGGCCTCAATATCGGTTGGCCGATTTTGCTAGCCCGTGATCCGCAAGCAGTATATGACATGAACATTATGGCGCTTAAAGTAGCAGAGCACGCAGATGTGCGCCTGCCGGTAATGGTAGCATACGACGGCTTCTTCACATCCCACCAGAAGCGCCGTGTGCAGTACTTTGGTGACCGCAAAACAGTACAAGATTTCGTAGGAGAGATGCCTACGGGGTATGTACATGCGCTTGATCCGGAAAATCCGGTTACGATCGGCCCATACATGAATGACCCGGATTTGATCAACAACAACTATCAGCAATCAGAAGCAATGTATAAAGCGTATGACGTATTTAAGCAGGTATCAGCAGAGTATGAAAAAATCTCTGGCCGCAAATACGATGTGCTTGACTTATACCGCATGGAAGATGCGGAAGTGGCAGTATTCTTACTGAATTCAGCATCTGAATCTGCTAAGGACGTAGCGGACCAACTGCGTGCGAAGGGCATTAAAGCGGGTGTTATTAGCCCGAATATGATTCGTCCGTGGCCGAAGCAGGAAATTCAAGAAGCTTGTAAAAACTTGAAAGCGATCATGATCGGGGAGCGTGCCGATTCATACGGTGGACACGGCGCGAACTTGACGCATGAACTGAAATCAACCCTGCAAGAGCTGAAAGGGAATGAAACGGTCGTTGTTAGCCGCATCTTCGGTGTGGGCGGTAAAGACTTCTATCATGATGATGCAGAAGCGTTTTTCCAACTAGCAATCGAAGCAGCCGAGCTTGGCTATGCGCCAACGCCGTTTGACTACTATGGTCACACACCGGGTAATCCGGATGCAGTGCCGAAAAAAGTATTGAAGCCGCTGCATGGTGACGCATTTAAAACGGGTCTGATTACCGTAACGCCGGATGAAGCGACAGGGAAGCTAAACGTGAAAATCCCGCCGCTGCGTGCGCTCACGAAAAAACCGAAGCGGATTGCACCGGGACATGGCGCATGTCCGGGCTGCGGAATCTTCCCAGCGCTTGAGTTGTTCTTTAAAGGAATTGAAGGTGACATTGTCGTGCTGTTCCAGACTGGCTGCGCGATGGTTGTTACAACTGGCTATCCATACAGCTCGCACAAGCAGTCGTACATCCACAACTTGTTCCAGAACGGGGCAGCAACATTGTCCGGTGCGGTAGAGATGTTCTTCGAGCGTAAGCGTCGTGGAGAGATTGAAGTAGCTGATGATTTCACATTCGTCATGGTTACAGGTGACGGTGGGATGGATATCGGTATGGGGCCGGCAATCGGTACGGCATTGCGTAATCATAAAATGATTGTCCTGGAGTACGATAACGAAGGATACATGAACACAGGTAGCCAGCTGTCGTATTCTACACCGCTTGGTCATATGACTTCTACATCGAATGTCGGCAAAAAGCAGGGCGGTAAGGCGTTCCATCATAAAGACACTGCCCAGATTATGGCGGCGACAAACATTCCGTACGTATTCACGGGTTCGGAAGCATTTCCGCAGGATCTGCTGAAAAAAGCAGCGAAAGCTCAGTGGTACGCTCAGAACGAAGGGCTTGTATATGGAAAAATTCTTATCGCATGCCCGCTGAACTGGAAATCGCCAGATGAACAAGGTCAGTCCATTGTCGAAGCGGCGGTCAACTCTTGCTTCTTCCCGCTGTATGAAGTTGAGCGCGGTGTTACGACCATTACGCATGACCCGGAAGCGAAAGGCAAGCGTATTGAAGTAGGTGACTGGCTCACACTGATGGGTAAAACGAAACATTTGACGAAGCCAGAATATGAACCAACGATGCAAGCATTCAGCCAGGAAGTTGAACGCAGATGGCGTCGCCTGAAAGCGAAGCATGAAAATGAATATTTATAG
- a CDS encoding helix-turn-helix domain-containing protein, with translation MGKNLAFTEGLYILAAARMAGERTPQAIVHLLRGRKNNQAIADAALFGLSMLYGLFRSHTLESVQGELNSLIDGGLLVVRPQGDRLSVYVSAAGEAKLAQVEAEFGYEACLASVSSVFERTRAVRFWQRTALLVQTVSQLVYKEPHFYPVVEERALQHDVKRVLRAYPDRLELGVQVKQELCSWMEQLVEWERELLLRRLSGKPRAGWTYAQLGVQLDLADGAVALHLIRLAAEQVMRCDQKMFPVLSRFVEAPDDGLSQSAHQTKKMLQEGRTVEEIIQLRRLKRGTVEDHIVEIVLADPAFPLDSLVKAEKLARIHAFVSETGTRKIGDIRRVLGEAYSYLDIRLACARLPKQEEHR, from the coding sequence ATGGGAAAAAATTTAGCCTTTACAGAAGGATTATATATACTGGCTGCTGCACGTATGGCGGGAGAGAGAACGCCGCAGGCGATTGTTCATCTTTTGCGTGGGCGGAAAAATAATCAGGCGATTGCGGATGCGGCGCTGTTTGGTCTGTCCATGTTGTACGGGCTATTTCGTTCGCACACGCTGGAGAGTGTACAGGGCGAGTTGAACAGTCTGATAGATGGCGGTCTGCTTGTCGTGCGTCCACAGGGAGATCGGTTGTCTGTGTATGTATCTGCTGCGGGTGAGGCAAAGCTTGCACAAGTAGAAGCGGAGTTTGGGTATGAAGCCTGTCTTGCTTCTGTATCGTCTGTGTTTGAGCGAACACGCGCCGTGCGCTTCTGGCAGCGGACGGCACTTCTTGTGCAGACAGTGTCTCAGCTTGTGTACAAAGAGCCGCATTTTTATCCAGTTGTGGAGGAGCGGGCGCTGCAGCACGATGTGAAGCGTGTGCTGCGAGCCTATCCAGACCGTCTGGAATTAGGGGTTCAGGTGAAACAAGAGCTTTGTTCTTGGATGGAACAACTTGTGGAGTGGGAGCGCGAACTGCTGCTGCGCCGCTTGAGCGGAAAGCCGCGTGCGGGATGGACGTATGCGCAGTTAGGAGTGCAGCTTGATCTTGCGGATGGGGCGGTTGCCCTTCATCTTATTCGACTAGCAGCAGAGCAGGTAATGAGATGCGACCAGAAAATGTTTCCGGTGTTATCGCGCTTTGTAGAAGCGCCAGATGATGGTTTGAGTCAATCGGCACATCAGACGAAGAAGATGCTGCAAGAAGGGCGGACTGTAGAGGAGATTATCCAGCTGCGCCGTCTGAAACGGGGGACTGTGGAAGATCATATTGTCGAGATTGTACTGGCAGATCCGGCTTTTCCGCTTGATTCGCTTGTGAAAGCAGAGAAACTTGCACGTATTCATGCGTTTGTATCCGAGACGGGTACGCGCAAAATCGGCGACATTCGGCGTGTGCTTGGGGAGGCATACAGCTATCTCGATATTCGATTGGCGTGTGCCCGGCTGCCGAAGCAGGAGGAACATAGATGA
- a CDS encoding NAD(P)/FAD-dependent oxidoreductase: protein MYECAIVGGGIAGLQAAIQLGRYMHRVVVFDTDGGRSVLAKKYSNIIGFESGVSGPYLRETGHRQIQKYETVELVNERVTEAHRLSDGCFELQTEDGRTVQAQRVLLSTGLTDCLPQEIEGLYDVLGSAIYLCPDCDGYEVRGHICAILGAGDAGAALACTLHYWTDRLIYINHEPVAKPISAEWRSRCEQAGIRIYEGKIQAVHAQNKEDLSAVELADGTRIEAEKGFVAFGGTHVESDLAQMLGVTRHENGHIPVDGRTKETNVPGVWAAGDVAVHSQLLTVAIGDGAQSAIWIHKSLQDDNRNLF from the coding sequence ATGTATGAGTGTGCGATTGTTGGTGGAGGAATTGCAGGATTACAAGCAGCGATTCAGCTTGGGCGCTACATGCATCGGGTAGTTGTGTTCGATACGGACGGTGGACGATCTGTACTGGCGAAAAAATACAGCAATATCATCGGGTTTGAGAGTGGCGTAAGCGGTCCGTATCTACGGGAGACCGGACATAGACAGATACAGAAATATGAAACAGTAGAACTTGTGAATGAACGGGTGACAGAAGCGCATCGTCTGAGTGATGGATGTTTTGAACTGCAAACAGAAGATGGACGGACGGTACAAGCGCAGCGTGTACTTTTAAGCACTGGTCTTACAGATTGCTTGCCTCAAGAGATTGAAGGTTTGTATGATGTGCTTGGGAGTGCGATTTATTTGTGTCCGGATTGCGATGGCTATGAAGTGCGGGGGCATATTTGTGCCATCCTTGGAGCGGGAGACGCGGGAGCGGCGCTTGCCTGTACGCTGCATTACTGGACAGACCGGCTGATTTATATCAATCATGAGCCGGTTGCGAAGCCGATTTCTGCGGAGTGGCGCAGTCGTTGTGAACAGGCAGGGATTCGCATATATGAAGGGAAAATTCAAGCGGTACATGCGCAAAATAAAGAAGATTTGTCTGCTGTTGAGCTGGCAGATGGGACGCGGATTGAGGCGGAGAAAGGATTTGTGGCTTTTGGCGGCACGCATGTAGAGTCTGATCTAGCCCAGATGCTTGGGGTAACGCGGCATGAAAACGGCCATATTCCGGTAGATGGCCGTACAAAAGAAACGAATGTACCAGGTGTATGGGCGGCAGGCGATGTAGCGGTGCATTCTCAATTGCTAACGGTGGCGATTGGTGACGGAGCACAGTCGGCGATCTGGATTCATAAAAGCTTGCAGGATGATAACAGAAATCTGTTTTAA
- a CDS encoding 2-oxoacid:acceptor oxidoreductase family protein: MSLLPKKNELGFYEIRLESIGGLGANLAGKMLAEAGVLGLGLNGMNFSSYGSEKKGSPVKAFVRFADPQMQIRAASPIERPHVVGVFHEALYKTIDVVSGLDAHGIVLVNSTREFDEVRSDLHLEYGTLAIVDALGIAVEEKTKVNTAMLGALFRICDFLDPDAMRAVIRKTFEKKYPHFVEPNIRTFDRGYNEVQFKTYEVPEGSLGKAFVRPEPALGYATQPIGGVVVNPGNSILKDLSGSRQGFLPEYHESKCIHCAACDTVCPDYCFVWEEGTDKKGRPQMFLSGIDYQYCKGCLKCVQACPVEALTNMREEIGYAEDNRVPHKFILAEN, translated from the coding sequence ATGTCATTGCTTCCAAAGAAAAATGAACTGGGCTTTTATGAAATTCGTCTGGAGTCAATCGGGGGTCTCGGCGCTAACCTGGCAGGCAAAATGCTGGCAGAAGCCGGAGTGCTCGGTCTTGGACTGAACGGGATGAACTTCTCATCCTATGGTTCGGAGAAAAAAGGTTCACCTGTAAAAGCGTTCGTCCGTTTTGCTGACCCGCAGATGCAGATTCGTGCGGCAAGCCCGATTGAACGCCCGCATGTGGTCGGTGTATTCCATGAGGCGTTGTATAAGACGATTGATGTAGTATCTGGTCTTGATGCACACGGGATCGTGCTGGTAAACTCCACGCGTGAGTTTGATGAAGTTCGCAGCGACCTGCACCTTGAATACGGCACGCTGGCGATTGTAGATGCGCTCGGGATTGCGGTGGAAGAAAAAACCAAAGTAAACACAGCGATGCTCGGTGCTCTATTCCGCATCTGTGATTTCCTAGACCCGGATGCGATGCGTGCGGTTATCCGCAAAACATTCGAGAAAAAATACCCGCACTTCGTTGAGCCGAATATTCGGACATTTGATCGCGGCTATAATGAAGTACAGTTTAAAACATATGAGGTACCGGAAGGGTCGCTAGGTAAAGCGTTCGTTCGTCCGGAGCCAGCGCTCGGTTATGCGACACAGCCAATCGGCGGTGTGGTTGTGAATCCAGGTAACAGCATCTTAAAAGACTTAAGCGGCAGTCGTCAGGGCTTCCTGCCGGAATATCACGAAAGCAAATGCATTCATTGTGCTGCTTGTGACACAGTTTGCCCGGATTATTGCTTCGTTTGGGAAGAAGGAACGGATAAGAAAGGTCGCCCGCAGATGTTTCTTTCGGGCATCGATTATCAATATTGCAAGGGCTGTCTAAAATGCGTGCAGGCTTGTCCTGTTGAAGCACTTACGAATATGCGTGAAGAAATCGGCTATGCGGAAGACAACCGTGTGCCGCACAAATTCATTTTGGCTGAAAACTAA
- a CDS encoding RecQ family ATP-dependent DNA helicase — translation MNEKKVAEMLQRYFGYSAFRAGQWDIIRHTLAGQNVLGVLATGGGKSVCYQLPALMLPGLTVVISPLISLMVDQVRQLRQRGIRGAEYINSALSQQEQAWKMQQVVTGQIKILYVSPEKLQQESFVRELTRVGVSLFVVDEAHCISQWGHDFRTDYQRLGERIVRLGHPTVLALTATATEPVQRDICTQLAISPECVQMQSVNRENICYDVVKLDNEQEKNELMFAKLAELQGPGLVYFRSRNGTERAFAQAQERGIERCAFYHGGMAADERMLVQQQFLDGELAIVFATNAFGMGIDKSDIRFVLHYHMPPDMESYLQETGRVGRDGRPGYACLLSVPEDGLLSRQLIHEEYPDEVQMQDWITTLMSQAGQEIEMKKMDLQMRYGLNEQQVQVLLYHLETLGGVSHVQRSRDGWVFAVSHTISTNYQRVSDAIARRRGERYGKVEEMRRFLHEAGCRREKIGRYFAQEHHAALAGCCDQCGIDMEAYRKQEVSIDRRGVLKWNWQEELDWLLPVEGDAPHGCSENGAD, via the coding sequence ATGAATGAAAAAAAGGTAGCGGAGATGTTACAGCGGTACTTTGGTTATTCAGCGTTCCGGGCGGGGCAGTGGGACATTATCCGACATACGCTTGCGGGTCAGAATGTGCTCGGTGTATTAGCGACAGGTGGTGGGAAATCCGTGTGTTACCAGCTTCCAGCTCTTATGCTGCCTGGGCTTACGGTCGTGATTTCACCGCTGATTTCGTTAATGGTGGATCAGGTGCGTCAGTTACGCCAGAGGGGAATTCGCGGCGCTGAATACATCAACAGTGCTCTATCGCAGCAGGAGCAGGCGTGGAAGATGCAGCAGGTGGTAACAGGGCAGATCAAAATTTTGTATGTGTCACCTGAAAAGCTGCAGCAGGAATCGTTCGTCCGTGAGCTGACAAGGGTTGGTGTCTCATTGTTTGTAGTGGATGAAGCACATTGTATCTCACAGTGGGGGCATGATTTTCGGACGGATTATCAGCGTCTAGGGGAACGAATCGTCCGTCTCGGTCACCCAACTGTACTGGCGCTTACCGCTACAGCTACGGAACCGGTACAACGTGATATCTGCACACAGCTTGCGATTTCGCCTGAGTGTGTGCAGATGCAGTCTGTGAACCGGGAGAACATCTGCTACGATGTGGTTAAGCTTGATAACGAGCAGGAGAAGAATGAGTTGATGTTTGCGAAGCTTGCGGAACTTCAGGGGCCGGGACTTGTGTATTTTCGCTCGCGGAATGGTACGGAGCGGGCGTTTGCTCAGGCGCAGGAGCGCGGAATTGAACGCTGTGCATTTTATCATGGCGGTATGGCTGCGGATGAGCGGATGCTCGTGCAGCAGCAGTTCCTCGATGGAGAGCTTGCGATTGTATTTGCGACGAATGCATTTGGGATGGGGATTGACAAGTCAGACATTCGATTTGTCCTACACTATCATATGCCACCGGATATGGAGTCGTATTTGCAGGAGACAGGTCGAGTCGGACGGGATGGCAGGCCGGGATATGCTTGTCTTCTGTCTGTGCCAGAAGATGGACTTTTATCTCGCCAGTTGATTCATGAAGAATATCCGGATGAAGTGCAGATGCAGGATTGGATCACGACGCTTATGTCACAGGCAGGGCAAGAAATCGAGATGAAAAAAATGGATCTGCAGATGCGGTACGGGCTTAATGAACAGCAGGTACAGGTGCTGCTGTACCATCTTGAAACGCTAGGTGGAGTGTCGCATGTACAGCGCAGTCGGGATGGCTGGGTGTTTGCGGTATCACATACAATCTCCACTAACTACCAGAGGGTGTCGGACGCAATAGCCCGCCGCAGAGGAGAACGGTATGGTAAAGTAGAGGAGATGCGCCGCTTTCTGCATGAGGCGGGCTGCCGACGTGAAAAAATTGGCCGTTACTTTGCTCAAGAACACCATGCCGCGCTGGCAGGTTGCTGTGACCAGTGTGGCATCGATATGGAGGCATATCGGAAACAGGAAGTGAGTATAGACAGGCGTGGTGTGTTGAAGTGGAATTGGCAGGAGGAGCTTGACTGGCTTCTGCCGGTGGAAGGAGATGCACCGCATGGATGTTCGGAAAATGGGGCTGACTAG
- a CDS encoding CPBP family intramembrane glutamic endopeptidase, with product MDVRKMGLTSRVLALNVYITQGILLLCGLAGLYWFYIRPGKSWYETFAPADWWSVVLYGTLAALFVIVVEVGLTLALSREMFDDGGVNELLFRDLSSIQIICLCFVVAVSEELLFRAVIQPEFGIWWTSILFTVVHVRYWKKWVMVAVVCGISLLFGALVVRTGSVWTTIWAHFLIDATLGYFIKKGWVIHKMEEKSGV from the coding sequence ATGGATGTTCGGAAAATGGGGCTGACTAGCCGTGTGCTGGCGCTTAATGTATATATTACACAAGGAATCTTGCTGTTGTGTGGGCTTGCAGGCTTGTACTGGTTTTATATTCGTCCGGGTAAGTCATGGTATGAAACGTTTGCGCCTGCTGACTGGTGGTCTGTTGTGCTATATGGTACACTGGCAGCTCTGTTTGTGATTGTAGTAGAGGTCGGGCTCACTCTGGCATTGTCGCGGGAGATGTTTGATGATGGCGGTGTGAACGAGCTGTTGTTCCGGGACTTGTCCAGTATACAGATTATCTGTCTTTGCTTTGTAGTTGCTGTGTCAGAAGAATTGTTATTCCGTGCTGTGATACAACCTGAGTTTGGCATCTGGTGGACGAGTATCTTGTTTACGGTGGTCCACGTACGTTACTGGAAGAAGTGGGTGATGGTCGCTGTCGTATGCGGAATTAGCCTGCTGTTCGGTGCTCTGGTTGTTCGGACGGGATCGGTGTGGACGACGATTTGGGCTCATTTTCTTATTGATGCGACCCTTGGTTATTTCATAAAAAAAGGATGGGTCATCCATAAAATGGAGGAGAAATCAGGTGTATAG
- a CDS encoding DNA repair helicase XPB, whose amino-acid sequence MDNPLIVQGDRTLLLEVEHPKYRLARDAIAPFAELIKSPDYIHTYRLTPLSLWNAASLGLCAGTIISALSAYARYPVPRHIEKEIRQTVERFGQVRLYQDQDMLVLASATTDVMRAILGYSSVAALITEQRSEQEVTISPALRGVIKQELLKLGYPVQDEAGYADGEALSLMLREGRDFFLRTYQKDAVDAFYAGGSLTGGNGVIVLPCGSGKTIVGIEAMVRFSMATLILTSSSASVRQWRDEIVARTSLTPEQVGMYTGECKEVRPVTISTYQMVTHRASSTGQFPHLSLFHERNWGLIVYDEVHLLPAPVFRMTADIQAKRRLGLTATLVREDGREQDVFSLIGPKKYELPWRQLEEQGYIAEAHCTEIRIPLPMELKTKYMQADERQKFRLAAENPIKVNVVKDVLADHPNDPVLIIGHYVSQLERLAQELAVPLITGKTPHLERDELYGRFRRGEINRLVVSRVANFAIDLPDASVAVQVSGTFGSRQEEAQRLGRVLRPKKDGRGACFYSLVSAESKEETYAWKRQMFLVEQGYRYEVKGVDVNV is encoded by the coding sequence ATGGATAATCCGTTAATCGTACAGGGAGACCGGACATTACTGCTTGAAGTTGAGCATCCAAAATATCGTCTGGCTCGCGATGCGATTGCTCCCTTCGCTGAGCTAATCAAAAGCCCTGACTATATTCATACATATCGCCTTACTCCGCTATCGCTTTGGAACGCAGCCTCTCTCGGATTATGCGCTGGCACGATTATCTCAGCGCTTTCGGCGTACGCTCGGTATCCGGTTCCGCGTCATATTGAAAAGGAAATCCGTCAGACAGTGGAGCGGTTCGGGCAGGTTCGTCTTTATCAGGATCAGGATATGCTTGTACTTGCATCCGCGACAACAGATGTGATGCGTGCTATTCTAGGCTATTCGTCTGTTGCTGCTCTCATCACAGAGCAGCGAAGCGAGCAGGAGGTCACGATTTCACCGGCGCTGCGTGGTGTCATTAAGCAGGAATTATTGAAGCTTGGCTATCCGGTACAGGACGAGGCAGGATATGCAGATGGAGAAGCGCTTTCGCTGATGCTTAGAGAAGGAAGGGATTTCTTTCTGCGAACGTATCAGAAAGATGCGGTTGATGCTTTTTATGCAGGAGGGAGTCTTACAGGCGGGAATGGCGTCATTGTCCTGCCATGCGGTTCCGGTAAAACGATTGTCGGGATTGAAGCGATGGTACGCTTCAGTATGGCGACGCTTATCCTGACAAGCAGTTCTGCTTCTGTTCGGCAGTGGCGGGATGAGATTGTTGCCCGAACCTCTCTTACTCCTGAACAAGTAGGCATGTATACAGGAGAATGTAAAGAGGTACGGCCTGTGACGATCAGCACGTACCAGATGGTGACGCACCGGGCAAGCAGCACCGGGCAATTTCCTCATCTGTCACTCTTTCATGAGCGTAACTGGGGCTTGATTGTGTATGACGAAGTTCACTTGCTTCCTGCCCCGGTCTTTCGGATGACAGCTGACATTCAGGCGAAGCGACGGCTTGGTCTAACGGCAACTCTTGTGCGGGAAGACGGGCGGGAACAGGATGTATTCAGTTTGATCGGTCCGAAAAAATATGAATTACCATGGCGGCAGTTAGAGGAGCAGGGGTATATCGCGGAAGCGCACTGTACGGAGATTCGTATACCGCTGCCGATGGAATTGAAGACGAAGTATATGCAGGCAGATGAGCGACAGAAATTCCGCCTTGCCGCAGAAAATCCAATCAAGGTCAATGTTGTCAAAGATGTGCTTGCCGATCATCCGAATGATCCGGTCCTAATCATTGGTCACTACGTATCTCAGCTCGAACGGCTGGCACAGGAACTGGCTGTTCCGCTTATTACTGGAAAAACACCGCACTTGGAACGGGACGAATTGTATGGTCGCTTCCGTCGGGGGGAGATTAATCGTCTGGTCGTCTCGCGGGTTGCAAATTTTGCGATTGATTTGCCCGATGCTAGCGTGGCTGTACAAGTATCCGGTACATTTGGCTCGCGTCAGGAAGAGGCTCAGCGACTTGGGCGTGTGCTACGCCCGAAGAAGGATGGGCGTGGGGCCTGTTTTTACTCACTTGTATCCGCTGAATCTAAAGAGGAAACGTATGCATGGAAGCGTCAGATGTTTCTTGTCGAGCAGGGCTATCGCTATGAAGTGAAAGGGGTAGATGTGAATGTATGA
- a CDS encoding ferredoxin, giving the protein MKTFVDKDTCIACGACGATAPDVFDYDDEGLAFNKIDDNANTAEIPDVLQDDVRDAAEGCPTDSIKVEE; this is encoded by the coding sequence ATGAAAACATTTGTTGATAAAGACACTTGTATTGCTTGTGGTGCTTGTGGAGCGACTGCTCCAGACGTATTCGATTACGATGATGAAGGTCTTGCCTTCAACAAAATCGATGACAATGCAAACACTGCTGAAATTCCGGACGTTCTCCAAGACGACGTTCGTGATGCAGCTGAAGGTTGCCCAACTGATTCCATCAAAGTAGAAGAATAG